The Sylvia atricapilla isolate bSylAtr1 chromosome 5, bSylAtr1.pri, whole genome shotgun sequence genome includes a window with the following:
- the TWF1 gene encoding twinfilin-1 isoform X1 has protein sequence MSHQTGIQASGSVKDIFVGARNGQYRLLKIIIDNEQLVVGSSKRPVGSWEKDYDSFVLPLLEDKQPCYILYRLDSQNAQGYEWIFIAWSPDHSPVRQKMLYAATRATLKKEFGGGHIKDEVFGTVQDDVSLNGYKKYLISQSAPAPLTAAEEELRQIKIKEVQADVGVDTKHQTLQGVAFPIAKEAIQALEKLKNKKLNYVQLQIDMKNETIILANTLDTELKDLPKRVPKDAARYHFFLYKHTHEGDYLESIIFIYSMPGYTCSIRERMLYSSCKSPLLEIVETQLWMQIVRKIEIDNGDELTADFLYEEVHPKQHAYKQSFAKPKGPAGKRGIRRLIRGPAETETPSD, from the exons ATGTCCCACCAGACCGGCATCCAAG ctAGTGGAAGTGTTAAAGACATCTTTGTTGGAGCCAGAAATGGACAAtacaggcttttaaaaataataattgacAATG AGCAGCTTGTTGTGGGATCCTCTAAACGGCCAGTTGGATCATGGGAAAAGGATTATGATTCCTTTGTCCTTCCCCTTCTTGAAGACAAGCAACCATGTTATATATTATACAGATTAGATTCTCAGAATGCTCAAGGATATGAATGGATCTTCATTGCATGGTCACCTGATCACTCTCCT GTTCGTCAAAAAATGTTGTATGCAGCAACCAGAGCCACGCTTAAGAAGGAATTTGGAGGTGGCCATATTAAGGACGAAGTATTTGGAACAGTGCAg GATGATGTTTCACTGAAtggatataaaaaatatttgatatcACAATCCGCCCCTGCACCTTTGACTGCAGCAGAAGAGGAACTTCGACAAATTAAGATTAAAGAGGTAC AGGCAGATGTTGGTGTAGATACCAAGCATCAAACACTGCAAGGAGTAGCATTCCCCATTGCTAAAGAAGCTATTCAGGCGctggagaaactgaaaaataagaaactcAATTATGTACAACTG CAAATTgatatgaaaaatgaaactattATTTTGGCCAACACACTTGATACTGAACTTAAGGACTTGCCAAAAAGAGTTCCAAAGGATGCTGCACGTTACCACTTTTTCCTGTATAAGCACACACATGAAGGAGACTATTTGGAATCCATAA ttttcatcTACTCTATGCCAGGGTATACCTGTAGTATACGAGAACGAATGCTCTACTCTAGTTGCAAAAGTCCGCTGTTAGAAATCGTAGAAACACAGTTGTGGATGCAGATAGTTAGAAAG attGAAATAGATAATGGTGATGAGTTAACTGCTGACTTTCTTTATGAAGAAGTACATCCAAAACAACATGCTTACAAACAGAGTTTTGCTAAGCCAAAAGGTCCTGCAGGGAAGAGGGGAATACGAAGACTGATTAGAGGTCCAGCAGAAACTGAAACACCCAGTGATTAG
- the TWF1 gene encoding twinfilin-1 isoform X2: protein MSHQTGIQEQLVVGSSKRPVGSWEKDYDSFVLPLLEDKQPCYILYRLDSQNAQGYEWIFIAWSPDHSPVRQKMLYAATRATLKKEFGGGHIKDEVFGTVQDDVSLNGYKKYLISQSAPAPLTAAEEELRQIKIKEVQADVGVDTKHQTLQGVAFPIAKEAIQALEKLKNKKLNYVQLQIDMKNETIILANTLDTELKDLPKRVPKDAARYHFFLYKHTHEGDYLESIIFIYSMPGYTCSIRERMLYSSCKSPLLEIVETQLWMQIVRKIEIDNGDELTADFLYEEVHPKQHAYKQSFAKPKGPAGKRGIRRLIRGPAETETPSD, encoded by the exons ATGTCCCACCAGACCGGCATCCAAG AGCAGCTTGTTGTGGGATCCTCTAAACGGCCAGTTGGATCATGGGAAAAGGATTATGATTCCTTTGTCCTTCCCCTTCTTGAAGACAAGCAACCATGTTATATATTATACAGATTAGATTCTCAGAATGCTCAAGGATATGAATGGATCTTCATTGCATGGTCACCTGATCACTCTCCT GTTCGTCAAAAAATGTTGTATGCAGCAACCAGAGCCACGCTTAAGAAGGAATTTGGAGGTGGCCATATTAAGGACGAAGTATTTGGAACAGTGCAg GATGATGTTTCACTGAAtggatataaaaaatatttgatatcACAATCCGCCCCTGCACCTTTGACTGCAGCAGAAGAGGAACTTCGACAAATTAAGATTAAAGAGGTAC AGGCAGATGTTGGTGTAGATACCAAGCATCAAACACTGCAAGGAGTAGCATTCCCCATTGCTAAAGAAGCTATTCAGGCGctggagaaactgaaaaataagaaactcAATTATGTACAACTG CAAATTgatatgaaaaatgaaactattATTTTGGCCAACACACTTGATACTGAACTTAAGGACTTGCCAAAAAGAGTTCCAAAGGATGCTGCACGTTACCACTTTTTCCTGTATAAGCACACACATGAAGGAGACTATTTGGAATCCATAA ttttcatcTACTCTATGCCAGGGTATACCTGTAGTATACGAGAACGAATGCTCTACTCTAGTTGCAAAAGTCCGCTGTTAGAAATCGTAGAAACACAGTTGTGGATGCAGATAGTTAGAAAG attGAAATAGATAATGGTGATGAGTTAACTGCTGACTTTCTTTATGAAGAAGTACATCCAAAACAACATGCTTACAAACAGAGTTTTGCTAAGCCAAAAGGTCCTGCAGGGAAGAGGGGAATACGAAGACTGATTAGAGGTCCAGCAGAAACTGAAACACCCAGTGATTAG